In Phycisphaerae bacterium, one DNA window encodes the following:
- a CDS encoding DUF4139 domain-containing protein, whose protein sequence is MIRVTTSLLLLSSLALAQPQNSLSIYQDDFALVKDRRTVELTEGVSELRLTDLPATLEPPSVRVVAPDNPEFKVVEQNFEFDLVGAARLMQKYVGHEVRVITNQGEMIEGTLLVAENDRIVLKSNGGLKILTLKTVQSVRLDKLPENLVIKPTLVWQLYSPAAGPQAIQLSYIARQIGWNADYNVVLNEDETRIDLTGLVTIKNESGKTYEQADVKLIAGIGRTDQPATFLQGIEYLRAVEEIKPTGQRGDETAEVFGDYRLYRLDRPTTVLDNQVKQITLITAQNVPVRKTYLYDGGRVRFVPGRVYEEPGFGREENTKVNVLLAIRNTADDNLGVALPGGKVRVFKRDVDQSLEFVGEDVIPGTAVDERILVYVGDAFDVTGSRTQTDFQRPAATVIEEAFEIVLKNHKQEPIEVTVIEKLYRWSDWEMLESSHDYTKLDSRTIKFQVPVEADGKATVTYRIRYTW, encoded by the coding sequence ATGATCCGCGTAACAACCAGCCTGCTGCTGCTTTCCAGTCTCGCTCTCGCCCAGCCGCAGAACTCCCTGTCGATCTACCAAGACGATTTCGCCCTGGTCAAGGACCGCCGGACGGTCGAGTTGACCGAAGGGGTCAGCGAGCTGCGGCTGACCGACCTGCCGGCCACGTTGGAGCCGCCGAGCGTGCGGGTCGTCGCGCCCGACAATCCGGAGTTCAAGGTGGTCGAACAGAACTTCGAGTTCGACCTGGTCGGAGCGGCCAGGCTGATGCAAAAATACGTCGGCCACGAGGTCCGGGTCATCACCAACCAGGGCGAAATGATCGAAGGCACGCTGCTGGTCGCTGAGAACGACCGGATCGTCCTGAAATCGAATGGCGGCCTGAAGATCCTCACGCTCAAGACGGTCCAGTCCGTCCGACTCGACAAGCTGCCCGAGAACCTGGTGATCAAGCCGACGCTGGTCTGGCAGCTCTATTCGCCGGCCGCCGGGCCGCAGGCTATCCAGCTCAGCTACATTGCCCGCCAGATCGGCTGGAATGCCGACTACAACGTCGTGCTGAACGAGGACGAGACACGGATCGATCTGACCGGCCTGGTCACGATCAAGAACGAATCGGGCAAGACGTACGAGCAGGCCGACGTGAAGCTGATCGCCGGGATCGGCCGGACCGATCAGCCGGCCACGTTCCTGCAGGGCATCGAGTACCTGCGGGCCGTCGAGGAGATCAAGCCCACCGGGCAGCGCGGCGACGAGACGGCTGAGGTGTTCGGCGATTATCGCCTCTACCGCCTCGACCGGCCGACCACGGTGCTCGACAACCAGGTCAAGCAGATCACGCTCATCACCGCTCAGAACGTGCCCGTCCGCAAGACGTACCTCTACGACGGTGGGCGGGTGCGATTCGTTCCCGGCCGGGTCTATGAGGAGCCTGGCTTCGGTCGCGAGGAGAACACCAAGGTCAACGTTTTGCTGGCGATCCGCAACACCGCTGACGACAACCTCGGCGTGGCCCTGCCCGGCGGCAAGGTCCGCGTGTTTAAACGCGACGTTGACCAGAGCCTTGAATTTGTCGGCGAGGACGTGATTCCCGGCACCGCCGTCGACGAGCGCATCCTGGTCTACGTCGGCGATGCGTTCGACGTGACCGGTTCGCGCACGCAGACCGACTTCCAGCGGCCGGCGGCGACGGTGATCGAGGAGGCTTTCGAGATCGTCCTGAAGAACCACAAGCAGGAGCCGATCGAGGTCACCGTGATCGAAAAACTCTACCGCTGGAGCGACTGGGAGATGCTCGAGTCGTCGCACGATTACACCAAACTCGACTCCCGGACGATCAAGTTCCAAGTCCCCGTTGAAGCCGACGGGAAGGCCACCGTCACCTACCGCATCCGGTACACCTGGTAG
- the rmuC gene encoding DNA recombination protein RmuC, translated as MAYLLVSAVALAIGAATGVLVGRLAAERKTSRAIGELEGQRVRTEQELGTLRQDIHESESKIEQLNGQLSDRRAEIARLTQTVEEREKSIAEQKQTFEKARETLQETFKALAGDALKSTSTSFLELAQEKLTGILNQTKGDLGKQKNELEALIKPMQDTLKRYEEQLRQLEQARTESYGSLRKHLQSLTETQTALQDRTSQLTMALRNPQARGRWGEFTLQRAVEIAGMCEYCDFHTQVSTDGETGRLRPDMVVQLPGSRRIVVDAKVPCDDYLNAVEASDDGLRKAAFSRYAQAVRGHARQLGAKSYWEQFGSESPEFVVLFLPGESFFSAALAADRDLVDQAMQNRIILASPTTLIALLRAVAFGWRQEKLTRSAEEIREVCAELYERVLVFTEHLAALGKNLDGSLDAYNKAVGTFQTRIQPTARKLNGLGVSAKREMPEPPLIDRTTRQLPADG; from the coding sequence ATGGCGTATCTGCTGGTATCAGCGGTGGCGTTGGCGATCGGGGCGGCGACGGGCGTGCTGGTTGGGCGGCTCGCGGCAGAGCGGAAGACCTCGCGGGCCATCGGCGAACTGGAAGGGCAGCGGGTTCGCACCGAGCAGGAGCTTGGGACCCTTCGCCAGGACATCCACGAAAGCGAATCGAAGATCGAGCAGCTCAACGGGCAGCTTTCCGACCGCCGGGCCGAGATCGCCAGGCTCACGCAGACCGTCGAGGAGCGGGAAAAGTCGATCGCTGAGCAGAAGCAGACGTTCGAGAAGGCCCGCGAGACGCTTCAAGAGACGTTCAAGGCGCTGGCCGGCGACGCGCTAAAGTCCACCAGCACCAGCTTCCTGGAGCTGGCACAGGAGAAGCTCACCGGCATCCTCAACCAGACCAAGGGCGATCTGGGCAAGCAGAAGAACGAGCTTGAGGCCCTCATCAAGCCGATGCAGGACACGCTGAAGCGCTACGAGGAGCAGCTTCGCCAGCTCGAACAGGCCCGCACCGAGTCGTACGGCAGCCTTCGAAAGCATCTTCAGAGCCTCACCGAGACGCAGACCGCCCTGCAGGACCGCACCAGCCAGCTTACGATGGCCCTTCGCAACCCGCAGGCCCGCGGGCGATGGGGCGAGTTCACGCTGCAGCGGGCGGTCGAGATCGCCGGCATGTGCGAGTACTGCGATTTCCACACCCAGGTTTCGACCGACGGCGAGACCGGGCGGCTGCGGCCGGACATGGTCGTGCAGTTGCCGGGCAGCCGGCGGATCGTGGTCGACGCCAAGGTGCCGTGCGACGACTACCTTAACGCGGTCGAGGCGTCCGACGACGGGCTGCGCAAGGCGGCGTTCTCGCGGTACGCCCAGGCGGTCAGGGGTCATGCCCGCCAGCTTGGTGCCAAATCCTACTGGGAGCAGTTCGGCTCGGAAAGTCCGGAGTTCGTCGTGCTGTTTCTGCCGGGCGAGAGTTTCTTCTCAGCCGCGCTGGCGGCGGATCGCGACCTGGTGGATCAGGCGATGCAGAATCGGATCATCCTGGCCTCACCGACGACGTTGATCGCTTTGCTCCGCGCCGTCGCGTTCGGGTGGCGGCAGGAAAAGCTCACCCGCAGCGCCGAGGAAATCCGCGAGGTGTGCGCCGAGCTCTATGAGCGCGTCCTCGTCTTCACCGAGCATCTGGCGGCGCTGGGCAAGAACCTCGACGGTTCACTGGATGCCTACAACAAAGCCGTCGGCACGTTCCAGACGCGCATTCAGCCGACGGCCCGCAAGCTCAACGGGTTGGGCGTCAGCGCCAAGCGCGAGATGCCCGAGCCGCCGCTGATCGACCGCACGACGCGGCAACTGCCCGCCGACGGTTAA
- a CDS encoding metallophosphoesterase, whose amino-acid sequence MSRKTKRRILFWGSIIVSVAGLILVWAVLVEPRLIDQRRYTVRVPNLPTAWEGRTVAFITDLQLGMWLDNESAVREVLARIAAERPALLLIGGDFIYHPTEDDTPTKALEEYKEEEAEHRAEVDESIGRVTSLLKPIVNARIPVYAVLGNHDYAMENQQSLKLEWVAERLETALEEIGIKVLRNEWTAIGSPAGAATQEAKPLYLVGIGPHYPGEANVHKALASLPSDAARIVIMHNPQTFADIPAGQAPLALAGHTHGGQIRVPWLKSWSWLAIVQAHEVHADGWINDFGHQGNRLYVNRGIGFSIAPIRLNCRPELTHLTLSGE is encoded by the coding sequence ATGAGCAGGAAAACCAAGCGCCGGATCCTGTTCTGGGGTTCCATCATCGTATCGGTTGCGGGTCTGATCCTGGTCTGGGCCGTGCTGGTCGAACCGCGCCTGATCGACCAGCGGCGCTACACCGTGCGGGTGCCGAACCTGCCGACGGCGTGGGAAGGGCGGACGGTGGCGTTCATCACTGATCTGCAACTCGGCATGTGGCTGGACAACGAAAGCGCGGTTCGCGAGGTCTTGGCCCGGATCGCAGCCGAGCGGCCGGCCCTGCTGCTGATCGGCGGCGACTTCATATACCATCCGACCGAGGACGACACGCCGACCAAGGCCCTGGAGGAGTACAAGGAGGAGGAGGCCGAGCACCGGGCCGAGGTGGACGAGTCGATCGGAAGGGTGACGAGCCTGCTCAAGCCGATCGTCAACGCCAGGATCCCGGTCTACGCGGTCCTCGGCAACCACGACTACGCGATGGAGAACCAACAGTCGCTGAAGCTGGAGTGGGTGGCCGAGCGGCTCGAAACGGCCCTGGAGGAGATCGGCATCAAGGTCCTGAGAAACGAGTGGACGGCGATCGGCTCGCCCGCCGGCGCCGCCACACAGGAAGCAAAACCGCTCTACCTGGTGGGTATTGGCCCGCACTATCCCGGCGAGGCCAACGTGCACAAGGCGTTGGCCAGCCTGCCGTCCGACGCCGCCCGCATCGTCATCATGCACAACCCGCAGACCTTCGCCGACATCCCAGCCGGACAGGCTCCGCTCGCCCTGGCCGGCCACACCCACGGCGGCCAGATCCGCGTCCCGTGGCTCAAGAGCTGGTCATGGCTCGCCATCGTCCAAGCCCATGAAGTCCACGCCGACGGCTGGATCAACGACTTCGGCCATCAGGGCAACCGCCTCTACGTCAACCGAGGCATCGGCTTCAGCATAGCCCCCATCCGCCTCAACTGCCGTCCGGAACTGACCCACCTGACGTTGAGCGGGGAGTGA
- a CDS encoding very short patch repair endonuclease: MTDVFSRQERSEIMSKIRSRGNAATELRFISIMRKHKIVGWRRGMRLPGRPDFVFPVHRLVVFIDGDFWHGNPRKFRLPKSNLSYWEKKIRGNQRRDKRIGRLLRLRGWKVYRFWQTSLRNEDAVVAKLRRGLA; the protein is encoded by the coding sequence ATGACGGATGTGTTTAGCCGCCAAGAACGTTCGGAAATCATGTCCAAGATTCGAAGTCGCGGAAATGCTGCGACTGAGCTTCGCTTCATCTCGATCATGAGGAAGCACAAGATTGTCGGTTGGCGGCGCGGAATGAGGCTCCCCGGTCGACCAGATTTCGTGTTTCCGGTTCACAGGCTTGTCGTCTTCATCGACGGGGATTTCTGGCACGGGAACCCCCGCAAGTTCAGACTGCCGAAATCAAATCTCTCTTATTGGGAGAAGAAGATTCGCGGTAACCAACGCCGAGACAAGCGCATCGGCCGACTTCTAAGACTGCGTGGCTGGAAAGTCTACCGGTTTTGGCAGACTTCTCTCAGAAATGAGGATGCTGTTGTAGCGAAGTTGCGGCGCGGTCTTGCATAG